The following are encoded in a window of Geoalkalibacter ferrihydriticus DSM 17813 genomic DNA:
- the accA gene encoding acetyl-CoA carboxylase carboxyl transferase subunit alpha: MQFYLDFEKPIVELERKIKELREFSTENVDFSSDIKKLEKKAAKLRDDIFSNLNRWQRTQLARHTNRPYTLDYVNNIFTDWFEVHGDRNFRDDPALICGFARLDGEPCAVIGHQKGRDTKEKVYRNFGMPNPEGYRKALRVMKMAEQFGLPIFCFVDTPGAFPGIGAEERGQAEAIARNLREMAALSVPVIVTVTGEGGSGGALAVAVGNRVLMMEYSVYAVISPEGCAAILWNDGTKGPVAAEALKLTASDIASLGCVIDEVIAEPVGGAHTDPVGAAVQVKKSLKKHLAELRELSGEELVEQRYQKFRAMTLVAEG, translated from the coding sequence ATGCAATTTTACCTCGATTTTGAAAAACCAATTGTTGAACTGGAGCGCAAGATCAAAGAATTGCGCGAATTTTCTACCGAAAATGTCGATTTTTCAAGCGACATCAAGAAGCTTGAAAAAAAAGCCGCCAAGCTGCGCGACGATATTTTTTCCAACCTCAATCGCTGGCAGCGCACCCAGCTTGCCCGGCATACCAACCGTCCCTACACCCTGGACTATGTGAACAATATTTTCACGGACTGGTTCGAGGTGCATGGTGATCGCAACTTTCGAGACGATCCGGCCCTGATCTGCGGTTTCGCCCGACTCGACGGTGAGCCCTGCGCCGTAATCGGCCACCAGAAGGGCCGCGATACCAAGGAAAAAGTCTATCGCAATTTCGGCATGCCTAATCCCGAAGGTTATCGCAAGGCCCTGCGGGTGATGAAGATGGCGGAGCAGTTCGGTCTGCCGATTTTCTGTTTTGTCGACACGCCAGGCGCTTTTCCCGGCATCGGCGCCGAAGAGCGTGGCCAGGCCGAGGCCATTGCCCGTAACCTGCGGGAGATGGCGGCGCTGAGCGTGCCGGTCATTGTAACCGTAACCGGTGAAGGGGGCTCTGGGGGGGCGTTGGCTGTTGCCGTGGGCAATCGGGTTTTAATGATGGAGTATTCGGTTTATGCCGTTATTTCCCCTGAAGGCTGTGCAGCCATTCTGTGGAACGACGGCACCAAGGGGCCCGTTGCCGCCGAGGCGCTCAAGCTGACGGCGAGCGATATCGCCTCGCTCGGGTGCGTCATCGATGAGGTGATTGCCGAGCCCGTCGGCGGGGCCCATACCGATCCCGTTGGTGCTGCGGTTCAGGTCAAGAAATCACTCAAAAAACATCTGGCCGAATTACGAGAGCTTTCCGGGGAAGAACTGGTAGAGCAGCGCTATCAGAAGTTTCGCGCCATGACCCTGGTGGCTGAGGGGTAA
- a CDS encoding zf-TFIIB domain-containing protein has product MTDLWEERKKALENQYFRKLEEEKVSGLREASKERLVRECCYNRCPKCGEALQKMVFREVPLDKCPGCGGVWLGPKDLQILAEKDHRTWFQRWFQAEEDSKTG; this is encoded by the coding sequence ATGACCGATCTCTGGGAGGAAAGAAAAAAAGCTCTCGAAAACCAGTATTTTCGCAAGCTGGAAGAGGAGAAGGTTTCCGGTTTACGGGAAGCGTCGAAAGAGCGGTTGGTGCGCGAATGTTGCTATAATCGCTGTCCCAAATGCGGCGAAGCCTTGCAGAAGATGGTTTTCCGCGAGGTTCCTCTCGATAAATGTCCCGGCTGCGGGGGCGTATGGCTCGGACCCAAGGATTTGCAGATTCTCGCTGAAAAGGATCACCGAACCTGGTTTCAGCGCTGGTTCCAGGCCGAGGAAGACAGCAAAACCGGCTGA
- a CDS encoding Maf family protein — MPKEKNSTPARDIVLASTSPYRLQLLRQLGFPFQVAAPQVTESIDQQVAPELQVKYLASQKALSLGAKYPDALIIGADQVFMDARGRILGKPGNFEQAEEQLRQMAGRSHVFYTGVCVYDSAGGQSLTDYTTYRVTLRSLTRDQIHRYVRRENPVDCAGSFKIEGLGIALMEKMQGDDFTSLIGLPLIRVTEMLEHFGVEIL, encoded by the coding sequence ATGCCGAAAGAAAAAAATTCCACACCCGCCCGCGACATCGTGCTCGCTTCAACCAGCCCATATCGGCTGCAGTTGCTGCGGCAGCTTGGTTTTCCCTTTCAGGTGGCTGCACCGCAGGTGACTGAAAGCATCGATCAGCAGGTGGCGCCGGAACTTCAGGTCAAGTATCTTGCCTCGCAAAAAGCGTTGAGTTTGGGCGCGAAATATCCCGACGCGCTGATCATAGGTGCCGATCAGGTGTTCATGGATGCCCGCGGGCGCATTCTCGGTAAGCCGGGCAATTTCGAGCAGGCCGAAGAGCAGTTGCGGCAGATGGCCGGCAGGTCTCATGTCTTTTATACCGGGGTCTGTGTTTATGACAGTGCCGGTGGCCAATCCCTGACCGATTACACCACTTATCGCGTGACCCTGCGCAGTCTGACCCGCGACCAGATTCATCGCTATGTGCGACGCGAAAATCCTGTCGATTGCGCAGGATCATTCAAAATCGAGGGTTTGGGGATTGCATTAATGGAAAAAATGCAAGGCGATGATTTCACCTCTCTCATCGGCTTGCCGTTAATTCGTGTGACCGAAATGCTGGAACATTTCGGGGTCGAGATTCTCTGA
- the dnaE gene encoding DNA polymerase III subunit alpha encodes MSDTPFVHLHLHSQYSLLDGAIKIGDLVKRAKEQRMPALAITDHGNMFGAVEFYLAAKAADVKPIFGCEVYVATASRFAKSNARTSSDASHHLVLLAENLEGYRNLCRLVSAGYREGFYYKPRVDWTLLQECNQGLIALTACLGGEIPTLIEQGKMDDARRRCAEMSEIFDNERFYLELQENLIPEQTRVNRGLKEIARDLGLPLVATNDCHYLTRDQAHAHEVLLCIQTGKTMDDPTRMRFPNDEFYVKTPQEMAALFEDVPEAISNTLRIADRCEVDLDLKTYHFPQYEKPAEKSLEDVLREDSRRGLDERLAEIRKVRPVSAEDEKVYRERLETELDCINSMGFPGYFLIVADFINWAKDQNIPVGPGRGSAAGSLVAYAIRITDIDPIPYNLLFERFLNPERVSMPDIDVDFCIRGREDVIEYVRQKYGAANVAQIITFGTMAAKGVIRDVGRAMGLPYGEVDKIAKLVPGVLNITLGEALKQEPKLRDLVDKDAKVKQLFNTALALEGLTRHASTHAAGVVVTPNDLTEYLPLYVDPKAGGQVTQFSMNYVEKIGLVKFDFLGLKTLTVIDNAVRLIRAGKNPDFDLNLIGDDDAKTYELLSRGETTGVFQLESSGMKELLVKLKPSCFEDIVAVCALYRPGPLGSGMVDDFIQRKHGKKKITYDFPQLEPILKDTYGVIVYQEQVMLIAQVLANYSLGGADLLRRAMGKKKVEEMAKEREKFLAGARDNNLDAKKAGAVFDLMEMFAAYGFNKSHSAAYALVAYHTAYLKAHYPVEFMAALLTEDMENTDKVVKNIAEVRSMGIEVLPPDINASERSFTVHDNAIRFGLGAVKGVGGAALEVITEVRRETPFSSLHDFCERVTLQKVNKKVIEALIKCGAFDSLGGRRAQFMAALEDAMEAGQSLQRERALGQESLFGMEEIVSAGGNGHGKLPDVEEWPEKVLLSFEKEALGFFITGHPLARYRDTIKRFATCDAAALGERSDKEEVKVCGIVSAVKELTTKKGDRMAFATLEDLSGLVEMVLFPEVYQASSDLIKGEEPILVSGSLDVGEETCKLMVAEVISLRDVQERQTKNVHFRLSSPGLDEEHLRGLKNILKQFPGRCGSFIHVVVPNECEAVVGLPDILNVAASDELMEATEKLFGYQVVTFE; translated from the coding sequence ATGAGCGACACCCCCTTCGTTCATTTGCATCTGCATTCCCAATACAGCTTGCTGGACGGCGCCATCAAAATCGGCGACCTCGTCAAGCGCGCTAAGGAACAGCGGATGCCGGCACTGGCCATTACCGACCATGGCAACATGTTCGGTGCCGTTGAATTTTATCTTGCGGCCAAGGCGGCCGACGTTAAACCGATTTTTGGTTGCGAAGTATATGTCGCCACCGCTTCACGCTTTGCCAAAAGCAATGCCCGCACCTCCTCCGACGCCTCGCACCATCTGGTGCTTCTGGCTGAAAATCTTGAAGGTTACCGCAATCTCTGTCGCCTGGTTTCAGCCGGGTATCGGGAAGGCTTTTATTACAAGCCGCGTGTCGACTGGACTCTGCTGCAGGAATGCAATCAGGGTCTGATTGCCCTCACCGCTTGTCTGGGCGGCGAAATCCCCACTCTGATCGAGCAGGGCAAGATGGACGACGCCCGCCGCCGCTGCGCCGAGATGTCTGAAATTTTTGACAACGAGCGGTTTTACCTGGAATTGCAGGAGAATCTCATCCCCGAACAGACGCGGGTCAATCGCGGCCTCAAGGAGATAGCGCGTGATCTCGGTCTGCCTCTGGTGGCCACCAACGATTGCCATTATCTCACGCGCGACCAGGCCCATGCCCACGAAGTTCTGCTATGCATCCAGACCGGCAAGACCATGGATGATCCCACGCGCATGCGTTTTCCCAACGACGAATTTTACGTCAAGACGCCTCAGGAGATGGCTGCGCTTTTTGAGGATGTGCCGGAAGCGATCAGCAACACCCTGCGTATTGCCGATCGCTGCGAGGTTGACCTCGACCTGAAGACCTATCATTTCCCCCAGTATGAAAAGCCCGCCGAAAAGTCCCTGGAGGATGTGCTGCGTGAAGATTCACGGCGCGGCCTGGATGAGCGGCTGGCCGAAATCCGCAAGGTCCGTCCGGTGAGCGCAGAAGATGAAAAAGTCTACCGTGAACGGCTTGAAACGGAACTCGACTGCATCAATTCCATGGGATTTCCCGGATATTTCCTGATCGTCGCCGATTTCATCAACTGGGCCAAGGATCAGAACATCCCCGTCGGACCTGGGCGCGGTTCGGCCGCAGGCTCCCTGGTGGCTTACGCGATTCGCATTACCGATATCGATCCCATCCCCTACAATCTGCTGTTTGAGCGCTTTCTCAATCCTGAGCGCGTGTCCATGCCCGATATCGACGTCGACTTCTGTATCAGGGGACGTGAAGACGTCATCGAGTATGTGCGACAGAAATACGGTGCGGCCAACGTGGCGCAGATCATCACCTTCGGTACCATGGCGGCTAAGGGTGTCATCCGCGACGTGGGGCGTGCCATGGGCCTGCCTTACGGTGAGGTGGACAAGATCGCCAAACTGGTTCCGGGAGTTCTCAACATTACCCTTGGAGAGGCCCTCAAGCAGGAGCCCAAGCTGCGCGACCTGGTCGATAAAGACGCCAAGGTCAAGCAGCTCTTCAACACTGCTCTGGCCTTGGAGGGTCTGACCCGCCACGCCTCGACCCATGCCGCGGGGGTGGTGGTGACGCCTAATGATCTCACCGAGTATCTGCCGCTTTACGTCGACCCCAAGGCGGGCGGCCAGGTGACGCAGTTTTCCATGAACTATGTGGAAAAAATCGGTCTGGTCAAGTTCGATTTTCTGGGACTTAAAACCCTCACCGTCATCGACAATGCCGTGCGTCTGATTCGCGCGGGGAAAAATCCCGACTTCGATCTGAATCTCATCGGTGACGATGATGCCAAGACTTACGAGCTGCTGTCCCGCGGGGAAACAACCGGAGTTTTTCAGTTGGAATCCTCGGGCATGAAGGAACTCTTGGTCAAACTCAAGCCCTCCTGCTTCGAGGACATCGTTGCGGTGTGCGCTCTTTATCGCCCCGGTCCGCTGGGATCAGGCATGGTCGATGACTTCATTCAGCGCAAACACGGCAAGAAGAAGATCACCTACGATTTTCCCCAGCTCGAGCCGATTCTCAAGGATACCTACGGCGTTATCGTGTACCAGGAGCAGGTCATGCTCATCGCCCAGGTGCTGGCCAACTACAGCCTGGGAGGCGCGGATCTTCTGCGGCGCGCCATGGGTAAGAAAAAGGTCGAGGAGATGGCCAAGGAACGCGAAAAGTTCCTTGCGGGCGCCCGTGACAACAACCTCGATGCAAAAAAAGCCGGGGCGGTTTTCGATCTCATGGAAATGTTCGCCGCATACGGTTTCAACAAATCGCACTCGGCGGCCTACGCGCTGGTGGCCTATCACACCGCCTATCTCAAGGCCCACTATCCCGTTGAATTTATGGCGGCCCTGCTCACCGAGGACATGGAAAATACGGATAAGGTGGTGAAAAATATCGCTGAGGTCCGTTCCATGGGCATCGAAGTTCTGCCTCCCGATATCAATGCCTCGGAGCGCAGTTTCACCGTGCATGACAACGCCATCCGTTTCGGCCTCGGCGCGGTTAAGGGGGTCGGGGGCGCGGCCCTGGAGGTGATAACCGAGGTCCGCCGCGAAACACCGTTCAGCTCACTGCACGATTTCTGCGAGCGGGTTACTTTGCAGAAGGTGAATAAAAAGGTTATCGAGGCGCTGATCAAGTGCGGCGCGTTTGACTCCCTGGGCGGGCGCCGCGCCCAGTTCATGGCGGCGCTGGAAGATGCCATGGAGGCCGGCCAGAGCTTGCAGCGCGAACGCGCTCTGGGGCAGGAATCCCTGTTTGGGATGGAAGAAATCGTCAGCGCCGGTGGCAATGGCCACGGCAAACTGCCTGATGTGGAGGAATGGCCGGAGAAGGTGCTGCTCAGTTTTGAGAAGGAGGCTCTGGGATTTTTCATCACCGGGCATCCTCTGGCGCGCTACCGCGACACCATCAAACGTTTTGCCACCTGTGACGCCGCCGCTTTAGGCGAGCGTTCCGACAAGGAAGAAGTCAAGGTGTGCGGTATTGTCTCGGCGGTGAAAGAACTGACCACCAAAAAAGGCGATCGCATGGCCTTTGCGACCCTCGAAGATCTCAGCGGGTTGGTCGAAATGGTACTCTTTCCCGAGGTTTACCAGGCCAGTTCCGATCTAATCAAGGGGGAAGAGCCGATTCTGGTCAGCGGATCCCTTGACGTCGGCGAAGAAACCTGCAAACTGATGGTCGCAGAGGTGATTTCTCTGCGCGACGTGCAAGAGCGGCAAACAAAAAATGTGCATTTCCGCCTGAGTTCGCCCGGGTTGGACGAAGAACACCTGCGTGGGCTGAAGAACATTCTGAAACAGTTTCCCGGCCGTTGCGGATCATTTATTCATGTTGTCGTTCCCAACGAGTGCGAGGCTGTGGTCGGACTGCCCGATATTCTCAATGTCGCAGCCAGCGATGAATTGATGGAGGCCACGGAAAAGCTTTTCGGCTACCAGGTTGTCACGTTTGAATGA
- the tgt gene encoding tRNA guanosine(34) transglycosylase Tgt, with protein sequence MFQFELLHTDRTSRARRGRLSTPHGVIETPIFMPVGTHGALKAMTTAQVEETGAQIILSNTYHLHLRPGEGLVEKAGGLHRFMNWSKPILTDSGGFQVFSLPKKKITDDGVFFRHEVSGNEIFLGPQEATRIQNALGADIIMAFDECIPYPSTHAYAAQSIKKTLRWAELCLKSHSRSDQALFAIVQGSVYADLRRDCAQALVDLDFPGYAVGGVSVGEGLELLKKVVDDTAPYLPENKPRYLMGVGLPEDILESIERGMDMFDCVIPTRYARSATLFTSHGRLRLTHRRYRRDFFPVDPACECYCCRNFTRAYLHHLYNANEILSATLAAIHNVHFYLNLTTQARKAIEQDEFQAFKQDFLGRYQSQGKDEQP encoded by the coding sequence ATGTTTCAATTTGAATTGCTGCATACCGACCGCACCAGTCGCGCCCGTCGCGGACGCCTGAGCACTCCCCACGGGGTGATCGAAACACCGATTTTCATGCCCGTCGGCACCCATGGCGCCCTCAAGGCCATGACCACCGCGCAGGTGGAAGAGACCGGCGCCCAGATCATTCTCAGCAATACCTATCATCTGCATTTGCGCCCCGGCGAGGGACTTGTGGAAAAAGCCGGCGGCCTGCATCGCTTCATGAATTGGTCAAAACCGATCCTCACGGACAGCGGCGGCTTTCAGGTCTTTTCATTGCCGAAGAAAAAAATCACTGACGACGGTGTTTTCTTTCGCCATGAGGTCAGCGGCAATGAAATTTTCCTCGGCCCTCAGGAGGCAACGCGCATTCAGAATGCTCTGGGAGCCGATATCATCATGGCTTTCGACGAGTGCATTCCCTACCCTTCAACCCATGCCTACGCGGCTCAGTCCATCAAGAAAACCCTGCGCTGGGCCGAACTGTGCCTGAAGTCGCACAGCCGTTCCGACCAGGCACTGTTCGCCATTGTGCAGGGCAGCGTCTATGCGGATCTGCGACGCGACTGCGCCCAGGCCTTGGTGGATCTTGATTTTCCGGGCTATGCGGTAGGCGGAGTCAGTGTCGGCGAGGGACTGGAACTGCTGAAGAAGGTGGTGGACGATACGGCTCCCTATCTGCCGGAAAACAAGCCGCGTTACCTCATGGGCGTGGGACTTCCCGAGGACATTCTGGAAAGCATCGAACGCGGCATGGACATGTTCGACTGTGTCATACCTACCCGCTATGCCCGTAGTGCCACCCTGTTCACCAGCCACGGCCGGCTGCGCCTGACCCATCGCCGCTACCGGCGCGATTTCTTCCCCGTTGATCCGGCCTGCGAGTGTTACTGCTGTCGCAACTTCACCCGCGCCTACCTGCATCACCTGTACAACGCCAACGAGATCCTCTCGGCAACCCTGGCGGCCATACACAATGTACACTTCTATCTGAACCTCACGACCCAGGCCCGCAAGGCCATCGAGCAGGATGAATTCCAGGCGTTCAAGCAGGATTTCCTGGGCCGCTACCAGAGCCAGGGAAAGGATGAACAACCGTAA
- the cas6 gene encoding CRISPR system precrRNA processing endoribonuclease RAMP protein Cas6, with amino-acid sequence MQNSVSDIFDSLDFVRVVFTLEFQEPFDLDEGRMLRLRRDLRAAALLTLGDEEAYRTLFDPPLTQDPVALKRFQRPGPSFVVRPDPERCGYYDSGDCFDMDVLFWGRGIQGLTEFAHTLQSLGANGLNHGEGRFDLLQVSARNPSGAQVRLWSGGQLPQQLAPPVVSVAWWLDSLPPLEDRATMDFVTPARLLSQGRPLFRPTFATLFPFILRRVSSMVHAHCGGIELFDDPKPLQLAAQGVETLVNELFWKDWRTLEGDGGAQDIGGVSGRLILAGEGLAEIGWLLRIGSLLQLGKGAAYGAGCYRLDS; translated from the coding sequence ATGCAGAATTCTGTTTCTGACATTTTTGACTCCCTTGATTTTGTCCGGGTCGTCTTCACCCTGGAGTTTCAGGAGCCTTTTGATTTGGATGAGGGCCGCATGCTGCGTTTGCGACGCGATTTGCGCGCGGCCGCGCTTCTCACCCTGGGGGACGAGGAGGCCTACCGCACCCTGTTTGATCCGCCCCTGACGCAGGATCCGGTTGCCCTTAAGCGTTTTCAGCGACCCGGACCGTCCTTCGTGGTGCGTCCGGACCCTGAAAGATGCGGATATTACGACAGCGGTGATTGCTTTGATATGGATGTACTTTTCTGGGGCCGCGGTATTCAGGGTTTGACCGAATTCGCCCATACCCTGCAATCGCTCGGCGCCAATGGTCTTAATCATGGTGAAGGGCGCTTTGATCTGCTGCAGGTGTCGGCCCGCAATCCCTCGGGGGCGCAGGTGCGCCTTTGGAGCGGGGGGCAATTGCCACAGCAACTTGCGCCACCCGTCGTTTCCGTGGCCTGGTGGCTCGACTCCCTGCCGCCTCTGGAGGATCGGGCGACCATGGATTTTGTGACGCCCGCCCGTCTGTTATCCCAGGGCCGCCCCCTGTTCAGACCCACCTTTGCGACTCTTTTTCCGTTCATTCTAAGACGCGTATCGTCCATGGTCCATGCGCACTGCGGGGGGATAGAACTCTTTGATGATCCAAAGCCTCTGCAACTTGCGGCACAAGGTGTCGAAACCCTTGTCAATGAGCTGTTTTGGAAAGACTGGCGAACCCTTGAAGGTGATGGCGGAGCACAGGATATCGGTGGCGTGAGTGGCAGGCTGATTCTTGCTGGTGAGGGATTGGCCGAAATCGGATGGCTGTTGCGGATCGGCTCTCTGTTGCAGTTGGGCAAGGGCGCGGCTTATGGGGCCGGCTGCTATCGGTTGGATTCTTGA
- a CDS encoding septal ring lytic transglycosylase RlpA family protein produces the protein MMGSAWYAYSRLFLCVLCVAVVAACAPPRSPAPAVTSASPEVASPQRAGDVSQPRELRGWERPYEVFGERYHPLLSHEGFVEEGFASWYGQDFHGKKTSNGEIYDMYAMTAAHKTLPLGIHVKVTNLDNGSETILRLNDRGPFVKGRIIDLSYTAAKKLDVVRPGTAPVRVEALGYRQVDSSGQVSYAQPQNWEVGSYSVQLGAFTIRENAQRLADQMQRQEGHSSIHQGYVGGQLFYRVRAGKYPTLASADAAKLRFESQGYSGSFVIAAE, from the coding sequence ATGATGGGCTCCGCATGGTATGCGTATTCGCGCCTGTTTCTTTGCGTGTTGTGTGTTGCGGTGGTGGCCGCCTGCGCGCCGCCGCGTTCACCGGCGCCGGCCGTCACTTCAGCCTCCCCCGAGGTTGCTTCGCCGCAGCGAGCGGGAGATGTCTCGCAGCCGCGTGAACTCAGGGGCTGGGAGCGGCCTTATGAGGTTTTTGGAGAGCGCTATCATCCTCTGCTCAGCCATGAGGGTTTTGTCGAGGAAGGTTTTGCCAGTTGGTACGGCCAGGATTTTCATGGCAAAAAGACCAGCAACGGAGAAATCTACGACATGTATGCCATGACGGCGGCGCACAAGACTCTGCCCCTGGGCATCCACGTCAAGGTAACCAACCTCGACAACGGCAGCGAAACCATTCTGCGGCTCAATGATCGCGGACCCTTTGTCAAGGGACGCATCATCGATCTGTCCTATACGGCAGCCAAGAAACTTGACGTGGTGAGGCCGGGTACGGCCCCTGTGCGGGTTGAAGCTTTGGGTTACCGCCAGGTCGACTCATCCGGGCAGGTCAGCTATGCACAGCCTCAGAATTGGGAGGTGGGCAGCTATTCCGTGCAACTCGGCGCCTTTACCATTCGGGAGAATGCCCAGCGCCTTGCCGATCAGATGCAACGCCAGGAGGGCCATTCGAGCATTCACCAGGGGTATGTGGGGGGACAGCTTTTTTACCGTGTGCGGGCCGGAAAATATCCAACCCTGGCATCGGCCGATGCGGCGAAGCTGCGGTTTGAGTCCCAGGGGTATTCCGGCAGCTTCGTTATTGCGGCCGAGTAA
- the ftsH gene encoding ATP-dependent zinc metalloprotease FtsH, with translation MNKGLWKQLLVLLLLLVAFNIFYVASVPPPVGPLEISYSRFKQGLKEGNVVEVTVQGDSVTGRFRDPVSDQDLLSAEGEPIWHEEFHTTLPPFQDPRLMDDLEEAGVQVHVKPEEEPSPWATAWIYLLPWILILGVWWFVFRSMRGKGGPSGFMSNFSKSGAKLYTQETSKISFDDVAGLLEAKQELREIVDFLREPGKFKRIGGKVPRGVLLVGPPGTGKTLMARAVAGEAGVPFFSISASQFIEMFVGVGASRVRDLFTNAKKNAPSIIFIDELDAVGRSRGTGMGGGSDEREQTLNQLLSELDGFEPHSEVVVMAATNRPDVIDSALLRPGRFDRQVVVDRPDWRAREEILKVHSRHVPLAKDVDLLVIARGTPGMCGADLESLINEAALIAARENATEVAMIHLERAKDRILMGAERKLILTEREKCITAYHEAGHALVARFTPGADPLHKVSIIPRGQALGVTQQLPQDDRYHYPRSYLDARIAVSLGGRAAERAQFGEVSTGAQNDLKQATELAEKMVCQWGMSERIGPMVFSRGEEHPFLGRKLASDKTFSEQMAWLIDQEIENILKAGETAADRIVEERRPLLDKLAETLMEEESLDRKRVDEILGLSAGDEGDMG, from the coding sequence ATGAATAAAGGCCTCTGGAAACAACTCCTCGTCCTTTTGCTTCTTCTGGTGGCGTTCAATATCTTTTACGTCGCGTCTGTTCCCCCACCCGTCGGGCCTCTCGAAATCAGTTACAGCCGCTTCAAGCAGGGATTGAAGGAGGGCAATGTCGTCGAGGTCACCGTGCAGGGCGACTCGGTGACGGGGCGCTTTCGTGATCCGGTTTCAGATCAGGATCTGCTCTCGGCTGAAGGTGAGCCGATATGGCATGAGGAGTTCCACACGACCCTGCCTCCTTTCCAGGATCCGCGCCTGATGGATGATCTCGAAGAGGCCGGGGTGCAGGTCCATGTCAAACCCGAAGAGGAACCTTCGCCGTGGGCGACGGCTTGGATTTATCTCTTGCCCTGGATCCTGATTTTGGGAGTCTGGTGGTTTGTTTTTCGCAGCATGCGCGGCAAGGGCGGGCCAAGCGGATTCATGAGCAATTTTTCCAAATCCGGCGCCAAGCTCTACACGCAAGAAACCTCTAAAATTAGTTTTGACGATGTCGCAGGTTTACTCGAAGCGAAGCAGGAACTCAGAGAAATTGTTGATTTTCTGCGCGAGCCTGGAAAGTTTAAGCGCATCGGCGGAAAAGTACCGCGTGGGGTTCTGTTGGTGGGTCCGCCGGGCACGGGAAAAACCCTGATGGCACGGGCCGTGGCGGGGGAGGCTGGAGTGCCGTTTTTCTCTATCTCGGCCTCTCAATTCATCGAAATGTTCGTCGGGGTCGGCGCCAGCCGTGTGCGCGATCTGTTCACCAATGCTAAGAAAAACGCACCAAGCATCATCTTTATCGACGAGCTCGACGCGGTGGGCCGCTCCCGCGGTACGGGCATGGGCGGCGGCAGCGACGAGCGCGAACAAACCCTTAATCAGTTGCTCTCTGAACTCGATGGTTTTGAGCCCCATTCCGAAGTGGTGGTCATGGCCGCCACCAACCGCCCCGATGTCATTGATTCAGCTCTGCTACGTCCCGGGCGCTTTGACCGCCAGGTGGTGGTGGATCGACCCGATTGGCGGGCGCGCGAAGAGATTCTCAAGGTTCATAGTCGCCATGTTCCCCTGGCCAAGGATGTGGATCTTCTGGTCATCGCTCGCGGTACCCCCGGTATGTGCGGTGCCGATCTGGAAAGCCTGATCAACGAGGCTGCACTCATCGCCGCCCGTGAAAACGCCACCGAAGTGGCCATGATCCACCTGGAACGGGCCAAGGACCGTATTCTCATGGGCGCCGAGCGCAAGCTCATCCTCACCGAAAGGGAAAAATGCATCACGGCCTATCATGAGGCGGGTCACGCTTTGGTGGCCAGGTTCACCCCTGGGGCCGATCCGTTGCACAAGGTTTCCATTATCCCGCGCGGACAGGCGCTGGGCGTGACTCAACAACTTCCCCAGGATGATCGCTATCATTATCCGCGTTCCTATCTCGATGCCCGTATCGCCGTCAGCCTGGGTGGGCGCGCGGCGGAAAGAGCCCAGTTCGGCGAGGTCTCAACCGGGGCCCAAAACGATCTCAAGCAGGCGACGGAGTTGGCCGAGAAGATGGTCTGCCAGTGGGGTATGAGCGAGCGCATCGGCCCCATGGTCTTCAGTCGCGGCGAGGAGCACCCCTTCCTCGGTCGAAAACTTGCCAGCGACAAGACCTTCAGCGAGCAGATGGCGTGGCTCATCGACCAGGAAATCGAAAATATACTTAAGGCCGGAGAAACTGCTGCCGACCGTATCGTCGAAGAGCGGAGGCCGTTATTGGATAAATTGGCGGAAACTTTGATGGAGGAAGAATCCCTTGATCGAAAGCGTGTCGATGAAATTCTCGGTCTCAGTGCGGGTGATGAGGGTGACATGGGTTGA